One genomic segment of Ipomoea triloba cultivar NCNSP0323 chromosome 9, ASM357664v1 includes these proteins:
- the LOC116028448 gene encoding GDSL esterase/lipase At1g28590-like isoform X2, producing MGFSLGTAITYCTVLIVFASTGHVAGCYKAIVSFGDSVTDTGNLIHNSKLLSNGFVKSSVPPYGETFFRYPTGRYSDGRLIIDFIAQSMGLPFVQPYFGGGSNGDRSFVEGVNFAVAGATAMDISFFMERGIINSATNVSLGNELDWFKQMLSSFCQTPSRCKEYLQSSVVLMGEIGGNDYNYAFLQGHPKEEVLSFVPKVITVIASTINELIKYGVQTLIVPGNLPIGCSASYLSYFMTSNASEYDPRTGCINWLNDFAENHNELLQEELDRLRELHPHATIIYADYYNAAMRLYRSPSNYGFNNTLEACCGGGGPYNSNAHVYCGSQLSTVCDSPSSYINWDGSHLTEAAYRWIADGLLKGPFTSPQINGACILSRPKPKILDS from the exons ATGGGTTTCTCTCTAGGAACTGCAATTACTTATTGTACAGTTTTGATAGTGTTTGCATCGACCGGACATGTCGCCGGCTGCTACAAAGCCATCGTAAGTTTCGGCGATTCCGTCACCGACACCGGAAACCTTATTCACAATTCCAAATTATTATCCAATGGCTTCGTCAAGTCGTCGGTGCCACCCTACGGCGAAACGTTCTTCCGTTATCCCACCGGCCGCTACTCCGACGGCCGCCTCATCATCGATTTTATCG CTCAGAGCATGGGGCTACCATTCGTGCAACCTTATTTCGGCGGCGGAAGTAATGGTGATCGGAGTTTTGTGGAAGGAGTGAATTTTGCGGTGGCGGGGGCGACGGCGATGGACATCTCATTCTTTATGGAGAGAGGAATTATTAATAGTGCCACAAATGTATCTCTGGGAAATGAATTGGATTGGTTTAAGCAGATGCTGTCATCTTTTTGCCAGACGCCGTCAA GATGCAAGGAGTATTTACAAAGCTCAGTAGTTCTAATGGGGGAGATTGGTGGCAACGATTACAATTATGCATTCCTTCAAGGCCATCCCAAAGAAGAGGTTCTGTCTTTTGTTCCCAAAGTTATTACAGTCATCGCTTCAACTATCAAT GAATTGATTAAATATGGAGTGCAAACACTAATAGTTCCAGGCAACCTACCAATTGGATGTTCGGCATCCTATCTATCGTACTTCATGACTTCCAATGCAAGCGAATATGATCCCCGAACTGGTTGCATTAATTGGTTGAACGATTTCGCTGAGAACCACAACGAACTACTTCAAGAGGAGTTGGACCGTCTCAGAGAACTCCATCCTCATGCCACAATAATTTATGCAGACTACTATAATGCTGCAATGCGATTGTATAGATCTCCAAGTAATTATG GATTTAACAATACTTTGGAAGCATGCTGTGGAGGTGGGGGCCCTTACAATTCCAATGCACATGTGTATTGTGGGTCCCAATTATCAACGGTTTGTGATAGCCCTTCATCGTATATTAACTGGGACGGGTCGCACCTGACAGAAGCCGCTTATCGATGGATTGCTGATGGGCTTCTAAAAGGCCCATTTACAAGCCCACAAATCAATGGTGCATGTATCCTATCGCGCCCAAAACCCAAAATTTTGGACTCTTAG
- the LOC116028448 gene encoding GDSL esterase/lipase At1g28590-like isoform X1 — translation MSVMGFSLGTAITYCTVLIVFASTGHVAGCYKAIVSFGDSVTDTGNLIHNSKLLSNGFVKSSVPPYGETFFRYPTGRYSDGRLIIDFIAQSMGLPFVQPYFGGGSNGDRSFVEGVNFAVAGATAMDISFFMERGIINSATNVSLGNELDWFKQMLSSFCQTPSRCKEYLQSSVVLMGEIGGNDYNYAFLQGHPKEEVLSFVPKVITVIASTINELIKYGVQTLIVPGNLPIGCSASYLSYFMTSNASEYDPRTGCINWLNDFAENHNELLQEELDRLRELHPHATIIYADYYNAAMRLYRSPSNYGFNNTLEACCGGGGPYNSNAHVYCGSQLSTVCDSPSSYINWDGSHLTEAAYRWIADGLLKGPFTSPQINGACILSRPKPKILDS, via the exons atgtcagtCATGGGTTTCTCTCTAGGAACTGCAATTACTTATTGTACAGTTTTGATAGTGTTTGCATCGACCGGACATGTCGCCGGCTGCTACAAAGCCATCGTAAGTTTCGGCGATTCCGTCACCGACACCGGAAACCTTATTCACAATTCCAAATTATTATCCAATGGCTTCGTCAAGTCGTCGGTGCCACCCTACGGCGAAACGTTCTTCCGTTATCCCACCGGCCGCTACTCCGACGGCCGCCTCATCATCGATTTTATCG CTCAGAGCATGGGGCTACCATTCGTGCAACCTTATTTCGGCGGCGGAAGTAATGGTGATCGGAGTTTTGTGGAAGGAGTGAATTTTGCGGTGGCGGGGGCGACGGCGATGGACATCTCATTCTTTATGGAGAGAGGAATTATTAATAGTGCCACAAATGTATCTCTGGGAAATGAATTGGATTGGTTTAAGCAGATGCTGTCATCTTTTTGCCAGACGCCGTCAA GATGCAAGGAGTATTTACAAAGCTCAGTAGTTCTAATGGGGGAGATTGGTGGCAACGATTACAATTATGCATTCCTTCAAGGCCATCCCAAAGAAGAGGTTCTGTCTTTTGTTCCCAAAGTTATTACAGTCATCGCTTCAACTATCAAT GAATTGATTAAATATGGAGTGCAAACACTAATAGTTCCAGGCAACCTACCAATTGGATGTTCGGCATCCTATCTATCGTACTTCATGACTTCCAATGCAAGCGAATATGATCCCCGAACTGGTTGCATTAATTGGTTGAACGATTTCGCTGAGAACCACAACGAACTACTTCAAGAGGAGTTGGACCGTCTCAGAGAACTCCATCCTCATGCCACAATAATTTATGCAGACTACTATAATGCTGCAATGCGATTGTATAGATCTCCAAGTAATTATG GATTTAACAATACTTTGGAAGCATGCTGTGGAGGTGGGGGCCCTTACAATTCCAATGCACATGTGTATTGTGGGTCCCAATTATCAACGGTTTGTGATAGCCCTTCATCGTATATTAACTGGGACGGGTCGCACCTGACAGAAGCCGCTTATCGATGGATTGCTGATGGGCTTCTAAAAGGCCCATTTACAAGCCCACAAATCAATGGTGCATGTATCCTATCGCGCCCAAAACCCAAAATTTTGGACTCTTAG
- the LOC116028449 gene encoding GDSL esterase/lipase At1g28590-like: MAFSLGTAITYCIVLVLFVSTGHVAGCYKAIVSFGDSLTDTGNLIRMSQSSNGYVMSAVLPYGETFFHHPTGRYSDGRLIIDFIALSMGLPFVEPYFGGKSSGDRSFAKGVNFAVAGATAMDISFFMERGITNRCTNASLGTELEWFKQMMSSFCDTPSRCKQYLRSSIVLMGEIGGNDYNYAFLQGYPREKIVSFVPKIIAIIASAINELIEYGAQTIIVPGNFPIGCSASYLTYFMTTNASEYDPKTGCLNWLNDFSAYHNRLLQNELDRLREQYPDTTIIYADYYNAAMRLYNSPSKYGFNNTVVACCGGGGPYNYDRLVDCGSASSTVCDNPSSYISWDGSHLTEAAYRWIADGLLKGPYTTPQINGECIFRSPKTKLSDS; encoded by the exons atggcTTTCTCTTTAGGAACTGCAATTACTTATTGTATAGTTTTAGTATTGTTTGTATCGACCGGACATGTCGCCGGCTGCTACAAAGCCATCGTAAGTTTCGGAGATTCCCTCACCGACACCGGAAACCTTATCCGCATGTCTCAGTCGTCCAATGGCTACGTCATGTCGGCGGTGCTTCCCTACGGCGAAACGTTCTTTCATCATCCCACCGGCCGTTACTCCGACGGCCGCCTTATCATCGATTTTATTG CTCTGAGCATGGGGCTTCCATTTGTGGAACCGTATTTCGGCGGCAAGAGTAGCGGTGATCGGAGTTTTGCGAAGGGAGTGAATTTTGCGGTGGCGGGGGCGACGGCGATGGACATCTCCTTCTTTATGGAGAGAGGAATCACTAACCGCTGCACAAATGCGTCGCTGGGAACTGAGTTGGAATGGTTTAAGCAGATGATGTCATCTTTTTGCGACACGCCATCAC GATGCAAGCAATATTTAAGAAGCTCAATAGTTCTAATGGGGGAGATTGGTGGCAACGACTACAATTATGCATTTCTTCAAGGCTATCCTAGAGAAAAGATTGTGTCTTTTGTTCCCAAAATTATTGCAATCATCGCTTCAGCTATCAAC GAACTAATTGAATATGGGGCGCAAACAATAATAGTTCCGGGAAACTTCCCAATTGGATGTTCGGCATCTTATCTAACGTACTTCATGACGACCAATGCAAGTGAATATGATCCCAAAACTGGTTGCCTTAATTGGTTGAACGATTTCTCTGCATATCACAACAGACTACTTCAGAATGAGTTGGACCGCCTTAGAGAACAATATCCAGACACCACAATTATTTATGCAGACTACTATAACGCTGCAATGCGACTATATAACTCTCCAAGCAAATATG GATTTAACAATACAGTGGTAGCGTGTTGTGGAGGTGGGGGCCCATACAATTACGACCGACTCGTAGATTGTGGGTCCGCATCATCAACGGTTTGCGATAACCCTTCATCGTATATTAGCTGGGATGGATCGCACCTGACCGAAGCCGCTTATAGATGGATAGCTGATGGGCTTCTAAAAGGCCCATATACTACTCCACAAATCAATGGCGAATGCATTTTCAGGAGCCCAAAAACCAAACTTTCGGACTCTTAG